Genomic segment of Synchiropus splendidus isolate RoL2022-P1 chromosome 4, RoL_Sspl_1.0, whole genome shotgun sequence:
TTGTCTTGAAGTCCTGAGCGCGACAGATTGGCAGAGCCATTTTCTGTCTGgccgttttttattttatggagAATGCGGCGCAGCAGACGGCGGCGGATTCTGTGGTGGGTGAAGAACACTGGCAGGATTCCTCGAAGATGCTCCGCTGCTTCTGCACACCAGAGCAGACCGTCAGAGATGCAGTGGAGATGCAGTGATTCATCGAAGCGACTCTTCATGCTATGTCTGCCCTGACACCTGCCTTTCCCAGACTAGAGTCACCTATTCAGGGGGAAATTACTCTACAAAACAGGTGGTGTGGAGCCAGATTCACGTTCCAAACATCTCAATACATAAAATGTAACCGAAAAGGCGGCTGAAAAACTACACATATACTTTATAGAATTTATGCTATAATGAGTGTTTGGAGCTGTAAAATTTTGGACAATGGTCACATTCAAATGGCACTCAAAAATCAAATTCTCCctatatttcaaaataagttttgttttgtttttaaggaACTAAAATAAATTTAAGAAAGCCAAGAAAGTCCGGAACTAGGGTGTATGGGTTCATGGTAGAGTACGCTACACAGTACTGTACTGTTTCAACAAAGATGTCGATATGATGaacattatgttttttattattattattattttgtctctGACTTCTGCAAATTGACACCTCGGTGTCAAAGGCGGTTCTGGAATTGAACAACTTATTATATGTAATATTTATCGTGCTCCTCTAAAAGCGCAAACACGTTCTTTGGGAGActactttattcatttattcattcatgcttCAATAATGATAAACCAGCGCCTCCTAGTGGACTGATGGCAAAACCGAGATTTCGCCCCACAAACAAATAAGGCTTGAGACTCTTGAATTGGCAAATAtcctgataccattaaactgcgttTAATTGAGATTGGTTAATCACAAATTAAatctaaatttttttttttcatcgaatTGCTCCCGTGGATAGCACACAGGAAGTTGGAGCTCAATGCCATTcgtcatttcaaagtaaaagccctTCTTGAAAATGgatgtgtatatatttataatgatgTTTAATTGAGGTTGGCCACTATTTCTCTGGTCCAGACTCGAACTAGAGCATCTCTGAAAGTCACCCAGGACATTTCAGCACACTGCCAAGCTGTATTTCCATGTAAAGGCTCTGTGTAAACTGTGTGTTAGACAAcgaaaatcaacattttttgtattAATACACACAACCCTACAAATCTTGTGCGAAAATACAATGTTTAAATTCCTTAATTTAgttatttatgaatttaaacGTTAGAAATGTTCGGTACCTGCCTGGATTTTAAATGTACAGTATCGAAAATGTTGGGTGACAGAGCACTAAACACTAAGCCTCGCTCCTGCTCGGCGCTCGGTTCCGCTTCATTTACCTTGGGCTCGGTCGCCGTCGCACTTCACACAGATGCTGTCGTGCCAAGTGGTCCCCGGTAGGAGGCGCTTGTGTCCCGCTGATGACTCACAGCGGCGGTGCTTCACACATTCTTGCTCCGCGGAGTTTCGGTCGGAGAAAGTTCCGTCTGCACACGGTTGGCACACAGTGTCAGCGACCAGCGTCCCTGGAGAGGAGAGTGGTTACTGTCGCCAGGTGTGACGGTCGGTTTCCTGCTGGTGGAGGAAGGTACCTTGGTGGAGGACGCCCTCCCCGGGGGGGCAAGTGCTGTGCGGCAAGCAGGTGTCCATGTTCTCCAACTGGTAGTGTCCGGTTTGACACTGGCACTGACGGTTGCTGTCGGCCCGGCACTCGGCCTTCATCGCCTGGTTGCACCCGCAGGTGTGACAGCGCAGACACTCCCTGATGGTGTTCCAGAGCTCGGTGAAGGATCCCGCGGGACACGGAGAGCACCTGGTCGCCTGCGTCGCTGTGCACCTGGAGACCAGGTATGTTCCTGGAGGACAACCGTCGCATTCCAGGAGCGTGTTGGTGTTCCGGTCCAAAACACTGTACGTCCTGGTCGGTGCGGATGGTTCAGCCCGAACTGCACTGAGGCAGATgaccaggagcagcaggaccGAGGGCGACATCTCCAACGTCTCACCGAGGATCCGCGGGAGACAGAAGGTGATGCTTGACTAAGGAGAGAGTCTCAGTCAGATGTAGACACATTTAGGATCAATAAAGACATAAAATACAAGCAAACCTAATCAATACAACCCATGTTTTGTTTCGCGACGGAGCGGGAGACACTCCAATATCCGGCACGACTCGAACGCACCACTGAACTCGTGCTCCCGCGTCCGTCCAGTGGGACCAGAGCGACCCCCCGCGTGTCGGCGTGAGAGCGATACTCACCGAAGGCGAttgctggaggaggatgaggaccccgctccttttcctcctcctatATATTTTGGTGGGGGAAAAACGTGTTGTCATTGACGTCACCGCCCCCGTCCGACTGTGACCTCATTGTCGGTAACTCAAAGAATGTACCAAACcaaccaaataaacaaacaaatgaggcACAACTgcatcatttaaataaataacaaaacatcgACTCTAAAGTAAATgtgaaataatacaaaataaattttCTCAAACTACAGTTTATCAATTATAAATACTAATGTTTTAATAAAGACGTGTGCCGTTTAAAGACGTTTAACTccatgttttgattttattttgttgatgtttacaGTAAGTGTAAAACacgaacaacacacacaacaaagtgtGTCATTTATAAATGCACATTGGGTCTACAATCCAAACTCGTTTGAGTTTCCGTTTGATACGACTAAATTGCTGTGACTTTTAGtcgaaacacaaaaaaacactgatcaTTTGATTTGACCCTTGGACCATGTATTCCAAGCTCGTGATGTAGGTGGTCAGGGACGCCCTGGAGTGGTGGTTCATTGGTAATGTGACGTGGTTTTGAATGAATCAAACGAAATGAAGCacagttttaaataaaactgCCCTCAAATGGCGTCCCCCTGTTTTTCTCACATTCATTTGACCGTATAACACAAATCACGTTGGAGGACATAAAATAACTGGAGTGGGGgggaaatattatatatatatatatatatacatacatatatatatatatatatatatatatatatatatatatatatatatatatatatatgtgtgtgtgtgtgtgtgtgaatgacatATAAAAAAGTGAAACCTGGGATTATTTATGATTCTGGAACAACCTAATGGAAAATAAAGACCTTTTCAAATGAGGTTGAAAAAAACTCAAACGTAAAAAGGTAAGGTGCTCTCACTGTGTAGTAGGGGAGTGATAAAATATCCATACGCTCAGATATCGCGATATTGTATCAATATGTTTTGCTCAAATATCGCGATGCTTGATTGCGTGATATTGTCTTCATATTTCAAGTtatatatatcaacatttaATACATACtcggatatgctgctgcattggtgacatgtttaatatgtttctttttgcaCGCTGGAGTTATTTTGATGAGTGATTCACTCCTCTGTTGGACGCCGAtgtttaactgaaagtctaactgctCTGACTTCATAAAGTTGGATTTGTTTTCATGCatatattgtactgcattatctccttttattacaaaaaaatgctGGACTTaaagtatcgcaatatatcgtATCGTATCAACCCCTCTGTATCGGGATACATATTGTATCGCAAGACACCTaccaatacacagccctgcTGTTTAGTATCGAGAAATTGACTTTGCTGTACCAATGCACAGTAGACGAACATTCATTCAGATTTGAGTTTGATCGTAAAAAAATGTCTCTAATGGAGCATTTTGCCGAAACTCAGGCGGCGTTTAAAATTTGGCGGGAGACCATCAGCAGACATGAAGAAAGAAAGGTTTGAAGTGACCAGACTGGACCATGAGGACTGTTGCGAGACCAGTGAGATCAGTGACCTTTTTTTCTGGACCCTCTAGTGGACCGCTCCCGTGGTTCTGTCTCGCTACTTGAAGTAGCAGGTCGGAGAAAGAAGAAGCACACGAGGAaaaggtgtttgttttttgagagTCCCAAGTTGTTCTGTTCCAATTCAAAGGATTTGCATCATCcaaagaagagggaggaggtccATTATAGGAGTGAAATTAATCTCATATCTGTTGAGCAATTGACCGTATAATAACCATGTAATAATGGCAGAGATTTCTGAGACAACGAcgatataaatatatttcattggGAAAAACCACAAACTTTTTGCATCTGATTTTCTAGGAGATCGAAAGACATGAGCGAGGTAGAGATATCATTGTCCTCTGAAAAAATACACAGACTCTAAAACATCAAATGCCCTGtgttcgttgccatggttacgacgGAGCCAGCGACCAGAACTGGCGTCCACAGCGGAGGACCAATCGGACGAGGACggagaaacttttgtgtataaagggtcaagacctcagatagttttttgtcgctctaccggacTTCTGCtcaggctaagtcaggcgtagttgctgacccagaattctgcttttgtattagactcctctgtcagggaataaatcttggatataacttgttggtttcttggtAGTGACTCTCACGATTAAACGGACGCGCGGaggtacacgggaggtgtatttccaacaccACACTGTTTTaattagtagtgatgggtccagCGACACTGAGGCGTCGATGCGTGCGCCGAGCTTCCAGGGCAAACCCCGTGTCGGTGCGCGTACCGCCTtaagaaagtcacgtgaccactaCCGGAACCGTGTCGACACAGCGGTCGCGCgccaaactgtgtttataaggaagcgcatctgtcaacaggatggaCGCTCAAAACAAGCGTCGAGTTATTGGCGCGTTACTATGCGTTAAATATCCGCAAGATGGAAGACGTTGCTGGTAAACGCAAGTTttctgccgtgtgggaccatttcGATCCTGTCTTTTCAGACGACCTGTGGCAGCACCTCGACCATGAAGTTGGCCAGATGATGCGCAGCCCCACTGTTGATGCGCACTCAGAGGTGCAGCGCTATATGTCAGCAGGACACGTTGCACGTACGGAAGACCCGCTCTTATACTGGAGGTCCATGGAGGCAACGTTCCCTCATCACACAGGTGTTGTGCACAccggcctcttcagtgccttgtGAGAGGATCTTCTCAAAGGCGGGGGAAattgcctcaaaaaaaaaaaagaaatagactgaataacaaaacgctggagaaactaatttttttgaataaaaatctttAATTACAATGAGTCCATTGTCATTCACAACACTTTTACTTAGGCATTCAGACAGATGTTCACTTAATTTATCAACTGCGTCTCGAATATcaaggattttttaaaatgaaattacgtatatgtaaaaataatgtgaattcaAATGCCTAATCAATGGAATTGGATAAAATTGGTTTGACAGAAGAATAACAGGTCCCTGCTtgtgaaggaaaacaacagGTTTGTCAACATCAGCGAACAAGAGGTAGTCAACTTCTTTTCCGAGGAGCCGTTAGTGTTAAGatcggtggatggatggatggatggatggacacgTCTTCCACGTCGGCACGGACATAACAGCGGCGGCCATCAATCTTTGATCTCATTCTCAGAGGCAGCTTGTTCACAAACACTCTTGAGATTTCGTTCGACATTCTGCAGCTTGGTCCGAAGTCTCTCCCCCGTGGTTCTCGTCCCGGCATCCAGCAGGATCGCccgcagctgctccagctgtgttgctgtggCAGTGGACAGCCAGGCGTTGAGCTTGTCTTGAAGTCTTGAGCGCGACAGATTGGCAGAGCCATTCTCTGTCTGGCCGTTTTTCATTTTATGGAAAATGCGGCGCAGCAGACGGCGGGGGATTCTGTGGTGGGTGAAGAACACTGGCAGGATTCCTCGAAGATGCTCCGCTGCTTCTGCACACCAGAGCAGACCGTCAGAGATGCAGTGGAGATGCAGTGATTCATCGAAGCGACACTTCATGCTATGTCTGCCCTGACACCTGCCTTTCCCAGACTAGAGTCACCTATTCAGGGGGAAATTACTCAACAAAACAGGTGGTGTGAAGCCAGATTCACGTTCCAAACATCTCAATACATAAAATGTAACCGAAAAGGCGGCTGAAAAACTACACATTACTTTAAAGAATTTATGCTATAATCAGTGCTTGGAGCTGTAAAATATCCAGCAATAAATTAATGTTCAATTAAACATGTTGAAATTTGGACAATGGTCACATTCAAATGGCACTCAAAAATCAAATTCTCCCTATATTTGAAaataagttttgttttgtttttaaggaactaaaatacatttaagaaaGCCAAGAAAGTCCGGAACTAGGGTGTATGGGTTCATGGTAGAGTATGCTACACAGTACTGTACTGTTTCAACAAAGATGTCGATATGATGaacattatgttttttattattattattattttgtctctGACTTCTGCGAATTGACACCTCGGTGTCAAAGGCGGTTCTGGAATTGAACAACTTATTATATGTAATATTTATCGTGCTCCTCTAAAAGCGCAAACACGTTCTTTGGGAGActactttattcatttattcattcatgcttCAATAATGATAAACCAGCGCCTCCTAGTGGACTGATGGCAAGACCGAGATTTCGCCCCACAAACAAATAAGGCTTGAGACTCTTGAATTGGCAAATAtcctgataccattaaactgcgattaattgagattggttaatcacaaattaaatctaaaatttttttttttttttttcatcgaatCCCAATTGCTCCCGTGGATAACACACAGGAAGTTGGAGCTCAATGCCATGcgtcatttcaaagtaaaagccctTGTTGAAAATGgatgtgtatatatttataatgatgTTTAATTGAGGTTGACCACTATTTCTCTGGTCCAGACTCGAACTAGAGCATCTCTGAAAGTCACCCAGGACATTTCAGCACACTGCCAAGCTGTATTTCCATGTAAAGGCTCTGTGTAAACTGTGTGTTAGACAAcgaaaatcaacattttttgtattAATACACACAACCCAACAAATCTTGTGcgaaaatacaatatttaaattccttaatttagttatttatgaatttaaacGTTAGAAATGTTCGGTACCTGCCTGGATTTTAAATGTACAGTATCGAAAATGTTGGGTGACAGAGCACTAAACACTAAGCCTCGCTTCTGCTCGGCGCTCGGTTCCGCTTCATTTACCTTGGGCTCGGTCGCCGTCGCACTTCACACAGATGCTGTCGTGCCAAGTGGTCCCCGGTAGGAGGCGCTTGTGTCCCGCTGATGACTCACAgcggcggtgcgtcacacattCTTGCTCCGCGGAGTTTCGGTCGGAGAAAGTTCCGTCTGCACACGGTTGGCACACAGTGTCAGCGACCAGCGTCCCTGGAGAGGAGAGTTGTTACTGTCGCCAGGCGTGACACTCAGTTTCCTGCTGGTGGAAGAAGGTACCTTGGTGGAGGACGCCCTCTCCGGTGGGGCATTTGCTGTGCGGCAAGCAGGTGTCCATGTTCTCATCAAGGTAGTGTCCGGGTTGACACTGGCACTGACGGTCGCTGTCGGCCCGGCACTCGGCCTTCACCGCCTGGTTCCACCCGCAGGTGTGACAGCGCAGACACTCCCTGATGGTGTTCCAGAGCTCGGTGAAGGATCCCGCGGGACACGGAGAGCACCTGGTCGCCTGCGTCGCTGTGCACCTGGAGACCAGGTATGTTCCTGGAGGACAACCGTCGCATTCCAGGAGCGTGTTGGTGTTCCGGTCCAAAACACTATAAGTCCTGTTCGGCGTGGACGGTTCAGCCCGAACTGCACTGAGGCAGATgaccaggagcagcaggaccGAGGGCGACATCTCGAACGTCTCACCGAGGATCCGCGGGAGACAGAAGGTGATGCTTGACTAAGGAGGGAATCTCAGTCAGATGTAGACACATTTAGGATCAATAAAGACATAAAATACAAGCAAACCTAATCAATACAACCCATGTTTTGTTTCGCGACGGAGCGGGAGACACTCCAATATCCGGCACGACTCGAACGCACCACTGAACTCGTGCTCCCGCGTCCGTCCAGTGGGACCAGAGCGACCCCCCGCGTGTCGGCGTGAGAGCGATACTCACCGAAGGCGAttgctggaggaggatgaggaccccgctccttttcctcctcctatATATTTTGGTGGGGGAAAAACGTGTTGTCATTGACGTCACCGCCCCCGTCCGACTGTGACCTCATTGTCGGTAACTCAAAGAATGTACCAAACcaaccaaataaacaaacaaatgaggcACAACTgcatcatttaaataaataacaaaacatcgACTCTAAAGTAAATgtgaaataatacaaaataaattttCTCAAACTACAGTTTATCAATTATAAATACTAATGTTTTAATAAAGACGTGTGCCGTTTAAAGACGTTTAACTccatgttttgattttattttgttgatgtttacaGTAAGTGTAAAACacgaacaacacacacaacaaagtgtGTCATTTATAAATGCACATTGGGTCTACAATCCAAACTCGATTGAGTTTCCGTTTGATACGACTAAATTGCTGTGACTTTTAGtcgaaacacaaaaaaacactgatcaTTTGATTTGACCCTTGGACCATGTATTCCAAGCTCGTGATGTAGGTGGTCAGGGACGCCCTGGAGTGGTGGTTCATTGGTAATGTGACGTGGTTTTGAATGAATCAAACGAAATGAAGCacagttttaaataaaactgCCCTCAAATGGCGTCCCCCTGTTTTTCTCACATTCATTTGACCGTATAACACAAATCACGTTGGAGGACATAAAATAACTGGAGTGGGGgggaaatattatatatatatatatatatacatacatatatatatatatatatatatatatatatatatatatatatatgtgtgtgtgtgtgtgtgtgaatgacatATAAAAAAGTGAAACCTGGGATTATTTATGATTCTGGAACAACCTAATGGAAAATAAAGACCTTTTCAAATGAGGTTGAAAAAAACTCAAACGTAAAAAGGTAAGGTGCTCTCACTGTGTAGTAGGGGAGTGATAAAATATCCATACGCTCAGATATCGCGATATTGTATCAATATGTTTTGCTCAAATATCGCGATGCTTGATTGCGTGATATTGTCTTCATATTTCAAGTtatatatatcaacatttaatacatacatactcggatatgctgctgcattggtgacatgtttaatatgtttctttttgcaCGCTGGAGTTATTTTGATGAGTGATTCACTCCTCTGTTGGACGGCGAtgtttaactgaaagtctaactgctCTGACTTCATAAAGTTGGATTTGTTTTCATGCatatattgtactgcattatctccttttattacaaaaaaatgctGGACTTaaagtatcgcaatatatcgtATCGTATCAACCCCTCTGTATCGGGATACATATTGTATCGCAAGACACCTaccaatacacagccctgcTGTTTAGTATCGAGAAATTGACTTTGCTGTACCAATGCACAGTAGACGAACATTCATTCAGATTTGAGTTTGATCGTAAAAAAATGTCTCTAATGGAGCATTTTGCCGAAACTCAGGCGGCGTTTAAAATTTGGCGGGAGACCATCAGCAGACATGAAGAAAGAAAGGTTTGAAGTGACCAGACTGGACCATGAGGACTGTTGCGAGACCAGTGAGATCAGTGACCTTTTTTTCTGGACCCTCTAGTGGACCGCTCCCGTGGTTCTGTCTCGCTACTTGAAGTAGCAGGTCGGAGAAAGAAGAAGCACACGAGGAaaaggtgtttgttttttgagagTCCCAAGTTGTTCTGTTCCAATTCAAAGGATTTGCATCATCcaaagaagagggaggaggtccATTATAGGAGTGAAATTAATCTCATATCTGTTGAGCAATTGACCGTATAATAACCATGTAATAATGGCAGAGATTTCTGAGACAACGAcgatataaatatatttcattggGAAAAACCACAAACTTTTTGCATCTGATTTTCTAGGAGATCGAAAGACATGAGCGAGGTAGAGATATCATTGTCCTCTGAAAAAATACTCCGACtctaaaacatcaaaataaataattccacTGATCAAAGTTTAAAAATCAACACTAGGTGGAGAATGTCTTCAGGGTTTCGGTCCAAAGGCGACTGTGGGCCGGGTCTTCATCCGCAGGCGCTCGCTGAGGACTTGACTGCCGGCCTGGTAAAGGTCTAGACCAGTGATCCACTCCACGTCTCGGACCCGGCACTGGTGAAACCACATGTGATCTTCCACCCAGGTGGACTCAGGATCCATGTTCTGCAGAAACAGGTCAGAAATATCTGCCCCAGCTGCCAACAAATCGTAAAATATTACTCCTATCTGATTCATGATAACTCTCAAATTACATTGCATTTCAATCAGAAAGGACTTGCTGCTACTTGTAAGAattctatttcattttaaaaccaagttGGCTTCCCTTCATCTGGCATCACAATGCTACGAGGACACAAGCCTGTAGGGGGAAGTGGTTGTTGGCAGCATGTGAATTCGACTCACGTTACAAATCTCTGAGTTGTCGTCGCGGTGTGGCAGCAGGAAGGACAGCGACTGAAGGTCCGAACACTTGGCGAGCGGCTCCTCGCAGCTTGTCAGGACGATGAAAAAATGAGTTGGGACTGGGATTTTGGTTCCAAAGACGAACCTGCAAACCCAAAGAATGAAGTGAGGTTCACATGCTTTTGCTTGGGGGCAGTGTTGGAGTCGaccagagcgccatcttgtgggctcAAAGGTTGAGGATAATGACTGCAAATACTCTATTATTCTATATGGCAAATGATGCTCCTTGCTTCTGTATTTAGTTTGGTCTTGGCCTCAGTCTTGGTCCTCAGACTCACACCTAGATCTTTGGATGCTCTTGTACTGGTCTTGGGTCAGGTGGTCTCAACTTCACTACTTGCatggacttattttatcatcCGTTTTTATTTAGCATGGACATTTATGTATCTATTGTTTTGGTGTTTGCACTTGAAAAAGCACATTTTTGCTGCATGGAGCTTTTTTTTCaggctaaaaactgacactagtTTTTTTACAAGTTCATTTGCAAAGGTCTTCACTTCCCGTCATGTTGCTCCAGAGCCATAAATGGTCGTAACTTTCACCACAATTTGTTCACAAATCTGACATTTTTGGCCGCAACaatcgaaaaacacgtcagcgTCCTGGCATGAGCTGAAATGCAATTGTGTGCAGAGTAGTGgttgttgtgtttctgtgaatgtttAAACGTCAGGTCAGCCCATGTTagcagagacagtggagtgaAGGAG
This window contains:
- the LOC128757696 gene encoding tumor necrosis factor receptor superfamily member 6B-like, which gives rise to MSPSVLLLLVICLSAVRAEPSAPTRTYSVLDRNTNTLLECDGCPPGTYLVSRCTATQATRCSPCPAGSFTELWNTIRECLRCHTCGCNQAMKAECRADSNRQCQCQTGHYQLENMDTCLPHSTCPPGEGVLHQGTLVADTVCQPCADGTFSDRNSAEQECVKHRRCESSAGHKRLLPGTTWHDSICVKCDGDRAQEAAEHLRGILPVFFTHHRIRRRLLRRILHKIKNGQTENGSANLSRSGLQDKLNAWLSTATATQLEQLPAILLAAGARTTGERLRTKLQNVERNLKSVCEQAASENEIKD
- the LOC128757767 gene encoding tumor necrosis factor receptor superfamily member 6B-like, with the protein product MSPSVLLLLVICLSAVRAEPSTPNRTYSVLDRNTNTLLECDGCPPGTYLVSRCTATQATRCSPCPAGSFTELWNTIRECLRCHTCGWNQAVKAECRADSDRQCQCQPGHYLDENMDTCLPHSKCPTGEGVLHQGTLVADTVCQPCADGTFSDRNSAEQECVTHRRCESSAGHKRLLPGTTWHDSICVKCDGDRAQEAAEHLRGILPVFFTHHRIPRRLLRRIFHKMKNGQTENGSANLSRSRLQDKLNAWLSTATATQLEQLRAILLDAGTRTTGERLRTKLQNVERNLKSVCEQAASENEIKD